A window of Helicobacter anatolicus contains these coding sequences:
- a CDS encoding PD-(D/E)XK nuclease family protein: MLDSKNLYVFSSRRAIGDFYLEFDGDFAPRVMSAQEFFESCIVIENKKRAPKFVMKFLLLQTLYEYKNTHKLVLFDKSFLAYLEGMEFLENFFTELDLSGKKIEDISILDTYEDYEEHLKILKDIYENFQEKLKNYQLYRNFYSQNYEIYTDIFANIERIDFFLDGVLSLTEQEILTKIARDKKLILHFEYDAYNKKFFNFLEISTLKEDVSYQIDLQNKEILEESENKEYKIVEAFSFASRIQQVAFAIHQAGEWLKEGRENVALITPSEDFVKYLQVFDIYRNFNYAVGMDIKKTAYYKDFVAQDIPENLASFQEKIQELAKKHLQFQEEIKLFNQEFFSGLSQIQETIDIFSMEDVREFYLKELEGLKISDNRGGKIPVYGMLETRGMHFDSVVIVDFNEEKIFNFSDSDMFLNTKIRKKIGMPTLEDRQNLQKHYYYQLIKNSKEVKISFVEDAKLQMSYFLQNIGHVQYKNFNRTLFDFNAISPYQEDEFIGQIPADFIFSASSLRDFFTCKRRFYFKYCKKLANKSDNFLLYSSFHKILEEVYKAYKGRINPVLMKKEFEEKIRGLPFRDRVEAFSAEVFLKNMRGFWDREKEHFNNCEFFQAEYEFKTEIFGKKFTGKIDRIDKIGEKYLIIDYKFGKNIKLQTASEEMSDFQLTIYALALENEGKEVQSCRIYAMQNNQVLIEEDLMQKIGILEKRLKELDGVICFDKCKKNTECQFCDFAILCNRS; the protein is encoded by the coding sequence ATGCTAGATTCTAAAAATCTTTATGTCTTTTCATCTCGTCGCGCTATAGGGGATTTTTATTTAGAATTTGATGGGGATTTTGCTCCTAGAGTAATGAGTGCACAGGAATTTTTTGAATCTTGTATTGTGATTGAAAACAAAAAAAGAGCACCAAAATTTGTGATGAAATTTTTGTTATTACAAACATTGTATGAATACAAAAACACGCATAAGCTTGTGCTTTTTGATAAGAGTTTTTTGGCCTATTTGGAAGGAATGGAGTTTTTAGAAAACTTTTTTACTGAGTTAGATTTATCTGGAAAAAAAATAGAAGATATTAGCATTTTAGACACTTATGAGGACTATGAAGAGCATTTAAAAATTCTAAAAGATATTTATGAAAATTTTCAAGAAAAATTAAAAAATTATCAATTATATAGAAATTTTTATAGCCAAAATTATGAGATTTATACAGATATTTTTGCGAATATTGAGAGGATTGACTTTTTTTTAGATGGGGTGCTTTCTTTAACAGAACAAGAAATTTTGACAAAAATTGCACGGGATAAAAAGCTTATCTTGCATTTTGAATACGATGCTTATAATAAAAAATTTTTTAATTTTTTGGAAATTTCTACATTAAAAGAAGATGTGAGCTATCAAATTGATTTGCAAAATAAAGAGATCTTAGAAGAAAGTGAAAATAAAGAATATAAGATTGTAGAGGCTTTTTCATTTGCTTCAAGAATCCAGCAAGTGGCTTTTGCAATACATCAAGCAGGAGAATGGCTAAAGGAAGGAAGAGAGAATGTTGCTTTAATTACTCCTAGTGAAGATTTTGTAAAATATCTTCAAGTTTTTGATATTTATAGAAATTTTAACTATGCAGTGGGGATGGATATTAAAAAAACTGCTTATTATAAAGATTTTGTTGCACAGGATATACCAGAAAACCTTGCGAGCTTTCAAGAAAAAATACAAGAACTTGCAAAAAAACATTTGCAATTTCAAGAAGAAATCAAGCTTTTTAATCAGGAATTTTTTTCTGGCCTTTCGCAAATTCAAGAGACTATAGATATTTTTAGCATGGAGGATGTTAGAGAGTTTTATTTAAAAGAACTGGAGGGATTAAAAATTAGTGATAATAGGGGCGGGAAGATTCCGGTTTATGGGATGCTTGAGACACGAGGAATGCATTTTGATTCTGTAGTGATTGTGGATTTTAATGAGGAGAAGATTTTTAATTTTAGTGATAGTGATATGTTTTTGAATACAAAAATACGCAAAAAAATTGGGATGCCTACTTTAGAAGATCGCCAAAATCTTCAAAAGCATTATTATTACCAACTAATAAAAAATTCCAAAGAGGTGAAGATAAGTTTTGTAGAAGATGCTAAATTGCAAATGTCTTATTTTTTACAAAATATAGGCCATGTGCAGTATAAAAATTTTAACAGAACGCTATTTGATTTTAATGCTATAAGCCCTTATCAAGAAGATGAGTTTATAGGACAGATTCCTGCAGATTTTATTTTTAGTGCAAGTAGTTTGCGAGATTTTTTTACTTGCAAAAGAAGATTTTATTTTAAATATTGCAAAAAGCTTGCTAATAAGAGTGATAATTTTTTGCTTTATAGTAGCTTTCACAAGATTTTAGAAGAGGTGTATAAAGCTTATAAGGGTAGAATTAATCCTGTTTTGATGAAAAAAGAATTTGAGGAAAAAATAAGAGGATTGCCTTTTAGGGATCGAGTTGAGGCATTTAGCGCAGAGGTATTTTTGAAAAATATGCGTGGTTTTTGGGATCGCGAAAAAGAGCATTTTAATAATTGTGAATTTTTTCAAGCAGAATATGAATTTAAAACTGAGATTTTTGGCAAAAAATTTACAGGAAAGATTGATCGTATAGACAAAATAGGAGAGAAATATTTAATAATAGATTATAAATTTGGTAAAAATATAAAATTGCAAACAGCTAGTGAGGAAATGAGTGATTTTCAATTGACGATTTATGCATTAGCATTAGAAAATGAGGGTAAAGAAGTACAATCTTGTAGGATTTATGCAATGCAAAATAATCAAGTACTTATTGAGGAAGACTTGATGCAAAAAATAGGGATTTTAGAAAAGAGGTTAAAAGAGCTTGATGGGGTGATTTGTTTTGATAAATGTAAAAAAAATACAGAATGTCAATTTTGTGATTTTGCTATTTTGTGTAATCGCAGTTAA